The following are from one region of the Stigmatella ashevillena genome:
- a CDS encoding RIO1 family regulatory kinase/ATPase domain-containing protein, with product MHEALQVLLTDGVIDDVAARLKSGKEADVYIVTHGGQYVAAKIYKERNQRNFKNNAGYKEGRLVRNSRTQRAMDKGSRFGQAAAEEEWKATESEALSKLFAAGVRVPAPVMFYEGVLLMELVVDAEGQPAPRLVDATFSNAEAAEDYYRDLRQQAVRMLCCDIIHGDLSAYNILLGAHGPTVIDFPQIVSAAANSRAEFFFKRDLENLRLFFSGFAPSLNGRAGDSAEIWKAYVRRELTPDYEPSGRSAPDFRGSREGGRPGGRPPREGGRPPPFRDRRPAPVQQAAAPVSAPAPAEVEDEFALLRQGGGERPKVTQSARNGKGGERPHRQGAGAPRSGPPGRSPSHRPHEPRPPSSAPHRPQEARPAGGPPRRPPESRPPGAPPSEAGAFRPSEGRGPRGDRRSPSHGSGRSSGPQAGGRPPPSGPGGGRPAHAGPGGGRPAHAGSGGGRPAHAGQAPRGERSQGAFPPPRQAGQGRRGASPAVSYVSRVAESASDGSSEES from the coding sequence ATGCACGAAGCGCTCCAGGTCCTCCTTACCGATGGCGTGATTGATGATGTCGCCGCCCGCCTCAAGAGTGGCAAGGAGGCAGACGTCTATATCGTCACCCATGGTGGCCAGTACGTCGCGGCGAAAATCTACAAGGAGCGCAACCAGCGCAACTTCAAGAACAACGCGGGCTACAAGGAAGGGCGCCTCGTCCGCAACAGCCGCACCCAGCGCGCGATGGACAAGGGCAGCCGCTTTGGCCAGGCCGCCGCCGAGGAGGAGTGGAAGGCGACGGAGTCCGAGGCGCTCTCCAAGCTGTTCGCGGCCGGTGTGCGGGTTCCCGCGCCGGTGATGTTCTACGAGGGCGTGCTGTTGATGGAGTTGGTGGTGGACGCCGAAGGCCAGCCCGCCCCGCGCCTCGTGGATGCCACGTTCAGCAACGCCGAGGCCGCGGAGGACTACTACCGGGACCTCCGGCAGCAGGCGGTGCGGATGCTCTGCTGCGACATTATTCACGGCGACCTGAGCGCGTACAACATCCTGCTGGGGGCCCATGGGCCCACCGTCATCGACTTTCCGCAGATCGTCTCCGCGGCCGCCAACAGCCGGGCGGAGTTCTTCTTCAAGCGCGACCTGGAGAACCTCCGCCTGTTCTTCTCCGGCTTTGCGCCCAGTCTGAATGGGCGGGCGGGGGATTCGGCGGAGATCTGGAAGGCCTATGTGCGGCGCGAGCTGACGCCGGACTACGAGCCCAGTGGCCGCTCGGCGCCCGATTTCCGGGGCTCGCGAGAGGGAGGCCGTCCTGGAGGCCGTCCTCCCCGGGAGGGTGGACGGCCCCCTCCGTTCCGAGACCGCCGTCCCGCGCCGGTGCAGCAGGCCGCTGCCCCCGTGTCTGCGCCTGCCCCCGCCGAGGTGGAGGACGAGTTCGCGCTCCTGAGGCAGGGCGGTGGCGAGCGGCCCAAGGTGACCCAGAGCGCCCGGAACGGAAAGGGCGGCGAGCGGCCGCACCGGCAGGGCGCGGGTGCCCCCCGGAGTGGTCCTCCGGGCCGCTCCCCCTCGCACCGGCCCCACGAGCCGCGTCCGCCCAGCAGTGCCCCGCATCGGCCCCAAGAGGCCCGTCCGGCGGGAGGCCCTCCCCGGCGGCCTCCCGAGTCCCGTCCGCCTGGAGCCCCGCCTTCGGAGGCAGGGGCTTTCCGGCCCTCGGAGGGGCGTGGGCCCCGCGGTGACCGGCGCTCTCCTTCCCATGGGTCAGGCCGCTCCTCGGGTCCTCAGGCCGGAGGCCGCCCACCCCCTTCAGGCCCTGGCGGAGGACGTCCCGCGCACGCAGGCCCTGGCGGGGGGCGTCCCGCGCATGCAGGCTCCGGCGGAGGGCGTCCCGCGCACGCGGGGCAGGCTCCCCGGGGCGAGCGTTCCCAGGGGGCTTTTCCTCCTCCCCGTCAGGCAGGACAGGGGCGGCGGGGTGCCTCGCCCGCGGTGTCCTATGTGTCCCGCGTGGCGGAATCCGCTTCGGATGGCTCCTCCGAGGAGTCCTGA